The sequence CCTCTTCGACGACATCATCAGGGAGCAGCTCTACCAGTCGCTCGGGATCGAGGGGCACGACGCCCTGCTGCTCATCGATGAGGCCCATAACTGCGGCGACGTCGTCCAGAGCATCGAGAGCGTGACGATCGAGGAGCGCGATATCGTTCAGGCCGGGCACGAACTCGCCGGCCGGCGGCGGTCGCAGCACCAGGCGGATGCCATCACCCAGATCCTGCCGCAGATCACCAGGTTCATGGATGCGCTCAAAGCCTCGCACGAACTTGAGGACTGGTTTGATCCTGCGATCTTCCAGCGGATGATCCTCGCGGGCACACTCTACCGGAATATGGAAGAGGTCGTGGATGATCTCCTCAAGATCAGCGAAGGGATCCGCGAGAAGAATATGCAGGCGGGCGAGTTCCGGGAGAGCGCGATCGAGCGGCTGACTGAGTTCTTCTACCGGATCTTCCGGTCCGCGGCCGACCCGGCCTACCTGACGGTCTACCGGAAGGAGGACGACGGCACGGTGGCGCTCGAGGTCAGGAACATCGACCCGAGCACCAAACTCCAGGATATCGCCCGGGCACACGCCTGCTGTGTCCTGATATCAGGCACTCTCTCCCCCATTGAGAGTTACCGGCGCTACTACTTTGGCGACCTTCCGGTCTCCATGCTATCGCTCCCGAACTCCTTCCCCCCTGAGAACCGCCGTATCTTCTGCGCCGACGACATCACCACCGCCTACTCGATGCGCCGGGACGCACAGAACCTCGCGCGGACCGTGGACTACATCACCACGTTTGCCGCTCTCCCGGGGAACCTTGCCGTCTACTTCCCCTCCTACGACCTGGTCAACACCTTCGCGGAGCGGTGCGCCCCCCGGATCAGAAAGAAGCAGATCTACGTCGAACCGAAAGAGACCGCGACCGCAGCCGCCATGCTCCGGGAGTTTATGGCTCTCCCGGGTTCGGGCCGGTCCGGCATCCTCTTTGCGGTCTGCGGGGGCAAGTGGAGCGAGGGTCTGGACTACCGCGGCGAGATGCTCGCGGGCGCGCTTGTCATCGGTCTCCCACTCGCGCCCTTCAACCGCGTCCGCCGGATGGTGATCGACTACTTCCGGATGAAGTTCGGGGCCGAGGGGGAGTTCATCAGTTACACCCTCCCGGCGATCAACCGCGCCCTGCAGGCGTTAGGAAGAGTGCTCCGGGCGCCGGAGGACCGGGGGATGCTCGTCCTCGGGGAGCGGCGGTTCCTGGAGTCCCGGGTCCGTGCTGGGCTGCCGCCGTGGATGCAGGAGGAGATGACGACCTGCACCATCGACCTCTTCCGCAAGGAGGCCGGCAGATGGCGATCGTGATGGGGTCGTGCCGGTTCGGGCTCTGGCACGTCCACGTGACGTGGCAGGACAACCTCGTCTACCGTGTGCGTTTCGCGCGCGAGGGAGTCGTCGGCCCGGTGCCCCGTGAGATCCAGCGCTACTGTGCCGGGCTGCTGGCAGACCTCTCCTCCCTTGAAAGCGTCGCAACCGAGGGCGAGTCGACCTTTGCGAGGATTTACCGTGCGGTACGGGCGATCCCCTGCGGCGAGACCGCAACCTACGGTGAGATTGCGAGAAGGGTCGGGACCGCGCCGCGGGCGGTCGGCTCGGCGATGGCGAGAAACCCGACCCCGATCGTGGTGCCCTGCCACCGTGTCGTCGCGAAGACTGGTCTAGGGGGGTTCTCCCCCGACCTGGAGATCAAGGAGGCCCTGCTCGCCATGGAGCGCCGCACACCCGGGCCCTGCACGCCGGAAAATGAGAGGGATTAACTGGTAATCCTGCTGATAATAATGGATATGAAGATCGTGGTCCTGGGTGCGGGGGCGGTCGGCCTGACCATCGCCGCGAAGTTATCC is a genomic window of Methanoculleus bourgensis MS2 containing:
- a CDS encoding ATP-dependent DNA helicase, with protein sequence MDSLDDWFPYREYRPHQREMLEVAASVARDGGIAMIDAPTGSGKSSVVSALLSESRGRKVLVAVRTISQLGTFMRELELVRKKRGGLKFAYLIGKSSMCPLGGEGDIYRRCEGVKAFSTALMRERAQKGSLVPANDRHIRQQIRKMDPDHPLICPYFIHGKSFVEPEDAGLKMIPSAALRVRAERVSTELIWPDQLAGFCGNICPYDTMMHAARDADVVLVNFYHLFDDIIREQLYQSLGIEGHDALLLIDEAHNCGDVVQSIESVTIEERDIVQAGHELAGRRRSQHQADAITQILPQITRFMDALKASHELEDWFDPAIFQRMILAGTLYRNMEEVVDDLLKISEGIREKNMQAGEFRESAIERLTEFFYRIFRSAADPAYLTVYRKEDDGTVALEVRNIDPSTKLQDIARAHACCVLISGTLSPIESYRRYYFGDLPVSMLSLPNSFPPENRRIFCADDITTAYSMRRDAQNLARTVDYITTFAALPGNLAVYFPSYDLVNTFAERCAPRIRKKQIYVEPKETATAAAMLREFMALPGSGRSGILFAVCGGKWSEGLDYRGEMLAGALVIGLPLAPFNRVRRMVIDYFRMKFGAEGEFISYTLPAINRALQALGRVLRAPEDRGMLVLGERRFLESRVRAGLPPWMQEEMTTCTIDLFRKEAGRWRS
- a CDS encoding methylated-DNA--[protein]-cysteine S-methyltransferase, encoding MAIVMGSCRFGLWHVHVTWQDNLVYRVRFAREGVVGPVPREIQRYCAGLLADLSSLESVATEGESTFARIYRAVRAIPCGETATYGEIARRVGTAPRAVGSAMARNPTPIVVPCHRVVAKTGLGGFSPDLEIKEALLAMERRTPGPCTPENERD